One Polaribacter sp. SA4-12 genomic window carries:
- a CDS encoding ABC transporter permease, producing the protein MLLQIAWRNIWRNKARSLVVISSIIIGVWAGIFILSFAWGLYQNNIDESVYRQLSHIQIHHPTFNEENDSKFTITNTDEKIKQFQSDNRIASISSRVISTGMITSPTTASGVKIYGINPASEITQIRLNEYVREGAYFKSEKDNEILIGKKLAKKLKVKLKSKVVLTFTNVESEIISGAFRIGGIYRSKNISLDEVNVYVQQKHLQELLELKPTESNEIAILVKDEAQLDALKQLSVRVVPKGIIEDWKELSPELNMIIESFNLYTYIISGIILLALMFGIINTMLMSVLERVRELGMLMAIGLNKRKIFIMIMLEAFYLTQIGAPLGLLTGWLTVATLGKTGINLAMFSEGLASYGFSSMIYPALDHDKYVIIVTMCLITAIVSAIYPAYKALQLNPSEAIRKI; encoded by the coding sequence ATGTTGTTACAAATTGCTTGGAGAAATATTTGGCGGAATAAAGCCCGAAGCTTAGTAGTTATAAGCTCAATAATTATTGGTGTTTGGGCAGGTATTTTTATTCTGTCCTTCGCTTGGGGATTGTATCAAAACAATATTGATGAATCGGTTTATAGACAGTTATCTCACATTCAAATTCATCATCCAACTTTTAATGAAGAGAACGACTCAAAATTCACCATTACAAATACAGATGAAAAAATAAAGCAATTTCAATCAGATAATCGAATTGCTTCTATAAGTTCTCGCGTAATTTCAACAGGAATGATTACATCACCAACAACGGCAAGTGGCGTAAAAATCTACGGAATCAATCCAGCGTCAGAAATTACTCAAATTAGATTGAATGAATATGTAAGAGAAGGAGCATACTTTAAATCTGAAAAAGACAATGAAATCTTGATAGGTAAAAAATTAGCTAAAAAACTAAAGGTTAAACTAAAAAGTAAAGTGGTATTAACCTTTACAAATGTTGAATCTGAAATTATTTCTGGAGCCTTTAGAATAGGAGGGATTTACAGATCTAAAAACATTTCATTAGATGAAGTTAATGTGTATGTGCAACAAAAACATTTACAAGAACTATTAGAACTAAAACCAACGGAAAGTAATGAAATAGCAATATTAGTAAAAGATGAAGCGCAGTTAGATGCGCTAAAACAATTGAGTGTTAGAGTAGTGCCAAAAGGAATAATTGAAGATTGGAAAGAACTTTCGCCAGAGTTAAATATGATTATAGAATCCTTTAATTTATACACCTATATTATTAGTGGTATTATACTGTTAGCACTAATGTTCGGAATTATAAATACAATGTTAATGTCTGTTTTAGAACGTGTTAGAGAACTAGGTATGTTGATGGCCATTGGGTTAAACAAGCGTAAAATCTTTATTATGATTATGCTAGAGGCGTTTTATTTAACCCAAATTGGGGCTCCACTTGGTTTGTTAACAGGTTGGTTAACGGTAGCAACATTAGGAAAAACAGGTATTAATTTAGCCATGTTTTCTGAAGGTTTAGCATCCTACGGATTCAGTTCTATGATCTATCCAGCTCTAGATCATGATAAATATGTAATCATTGTAACAATGTGTTTAATAACAGCTATAGTATCGGCTATTTATCCCGCTTATAAAGCACTACAATTAAATCCATCAGAAGCAATACGTAAAATTTAG